In Astyanax mexicanus isolate ESR-SI-001 chromosome 24, AstMex3_surface, whole genome shotgun sequence, the genomic stretch TGGTAGATTATTGTTGCATTTTTCCATTTTGttgcaaaaaattattttttacaaaatcaaAGTTACTATTCATGAAATAGACAAGCATTTATGATTATTTTGTACTAAAAGCATAAAACTggtatatttatactaaataaattgttatagttatgttaaatttattttttatgcactagtatattcttgaaattactttaaaaatgtttttagcatgtctttaaaaagatcattatCATAAAATACCATATAATTTTGCTCacacaaaatacattttcatgTAACTAAATTTATGAACAGTACAACTCAAAAatatggacacaccttctcattcatttaatgttttttttttctacattgtaaatgtatactAAAGCCATTTAGCCATTTAGAACACAttcggaatcatgtagtaaataaaaagtaaaaactaatctggggtgctgttaacttgcagtttctaaggctgctaactctgatgaacttatcctgtgcaacagaggtaactcttgctcttacttctctggggcggacctgatgagagccagtttcatcataacgtttttaatggtctttgaaACTGCACTTAGGATACTTTCGAAAATTTTGAGATGTTTTGggttgactgatcttcatttcttacgtaattttattctttatttagtaagACTTTTTTTACTATAATACGGATTAGAACAGGGTTATtgaggtgactctacctcataaagctgactgagaaaatgccaaggaGCGCAAAACTGTCatcaaagcaagaggtgctactttgcagaatgtaacatataaaacacttttttgtttactgtatagttctctttttttcaaatttcaaattttaaaataatggaaaaacactaaaaaaccCGGGTAGAGCAATGGCAGATGGTGCTGCATGCTACATCAGTAGCATTTGGAAATCAGGCAAAGGCCTTCCAGAAAACGGGATTAAATTAGaaatttaagaaaaaattaaaagcaaaagCAAGACAGGTATTTTGTGCacctctgtttttgtgttttaggtGTATCTTTCAGTAATCATCTGCATGTTTTGCATCTGGTCACACTGCATTTCACCAATTAAACAAGTGCtagggcaagactcctaactctatATGTTCTACCTgtgtaaaatgattaaatgtaagTCACTCTGAAGTCGATATGTATTGAGTAAGGGGACAGTATGGTGGACTCCTTCTTATCACATGGTTATTTTGTCTCTTCAAGGATGGGCTCAGAATTGACTCACTGCCAGACAAACCCAGTCCCAGGCAGCAGCGGCGCTAACACAGGATACGGTGAAATGCTCTAATGACAGGTTGTGCTGATAGTCTGCTCTAGTCATACTTAAAGGATAATGAGTAATGAGCTACAACAGGATATAAGCAGTGCTGCATTACTGCGGCCCAACTTAAAACGTTTAAAAGGAAAGGTGAGCACACCTATTAACGCATCCCGAAAATTCTCCACTCTTTAAATCTGTTTCCAGACTCCTACTGTTTGACTCATCTCCGGTCCTCGTCCCGCTCCTCAGAGCTCCTGACAGTAACTATCAGCGCTCAGTTTTCTCAGCTAATGCAGGATGTGCAACAGTCTGTTAGCGTAAATAATGATATTTCTTAAGAACTGATGTCATTTCAGTGAGTGATGTAATAAGGAGAGAATATATTGTGCGTATATGTTACATTTCACAGTCCCACATTAGAGTTACATTAGAGTTACTAGGTGTGGGCAAAAcgacaatatgacaatattgaCAGATCATTTAGATTTCGCTAGCAATACATTTACTGATATGCGAGACACatatcaatatatttattaaaacatatgcGCTCTACACTTCCTAAGACTCAACCCCAATTTGACTTATTTACGTTAATGCTTCATTACTCAActtggtggcgctaatcaaataaacagggtaaacctgcagtaaagaacattggttgttaaataaataaatccataattcctggtatttgcttattaagGATAATTTTATCCTATTTAGTAACAGAGATgatgtgaagtattgtagagaatagtttttttctgatatattgagtatcagaAAATcgcagtatcatgatatcatcgtTATCGTGGGCAACATATCATGAGAATATCGTATTGTGTAAGATGTCCTGTGAATCCCGCTTCTAGTCATAATACATTGTGCCCAATATGTTTTAATGAGCATATAATGGATTTTTTCAGGGCGTAAAAAACACTGACTAACTTTACATTTTTATGAATTCTGTCTGTTTAATTAGTCCTATTTTATTAGATGGCCAATTTTGAGTAATAATTACTCTACTAagaattttttttctctctaaatgTCAAGAtttctttactttacttaagtTCCATAGTGCAATAGCAGCATTCTggcaataatgcacaaaaaaaacatgattattcgacttatttttgtttattgcccctgcgcagatctccacatcgagAGAGCTTTCACATTAGCATGACCATCCTCTGCTTACAGTGTAACCCGCAAGATGACAGGTTCTTTATGCTGAAGAGCGCTATCTAATCTGTAAATAGACCACAGGCCATGTTATGCGTATTTTAGCTATTGAAAGTCTTAGTTATTTGTAGCATCTTTGCATATGGAATGTTCATAAACGTAATAGTGCACCACAGTGTAATTATAGGTCGCCTACATTCAGGTGAGcaaaaaatataaactatataaatataaatataaaccccATAAGGATACCTAAAATGAGCTTTCTGTGCAATCATTACGTTACACTTCTCAGGGCCCATGttctaaatatataaagtatgttGTATTAATTTCTTCCTTAAGTTCAATAGTTGCATTTCACCAGTACTGCTCTCCTCTCAATATAGAATCGGCTGCCCAAAAATATTGGGTCAGGTTTACGTCTGCATATTTCCAACCGATCACAATGCTAAAATGACTCTGTCCTTCCTTCAAGTCTTAGCAACTAAgtgagctaaagttaaagctcaagctaaacctggagagctaaacaTAAAGCTCAACTGCACGTACTAAAACTAATTCTAAACCTGAAGAGCTGACGATAAaactgagaaaatgagaaagctaatgctaatgctaaacctGAAGAAGCATTAGACAATACCAGCGTAAAGAGTGGGGTTTGATGGTGATTGCAAGTGAGTGTTTCTAAGTGAGTACTTTCtaagatttgtatttttttagcttatcagagacaaatgtcaataaaaaaaacaaaaaaacaaaataacatctTTTTACTTTACTGCTGAGATATATTTTATGGGTACTTGAGTCCCCCTAAAAAAGGTATAATGGCTCCCCGggtgcctatgtttcaataaaaatattgatatttgatgcctCGTAATGCTaatgtattgtatattgtaaaaactaTATGAAAAAGCAATGCATTTACCTGAACCTGTCCAGCTCTGTCTCGAGGTTCTGCACCTTCTCCTGCAGTGGAGCCACCTGCTGCGCCAGGTCCTGGATATCCCTGACTCTTTTCAGTCCCGCAGCCAGAGCAGTTCTTGCTTCCTCTGCTCTCTTCTTGATCTCAGCGCTCTCTCTCCTCATGTTGCCTAATGTCTCCTCTAGCCTACTGACCTCCCCGTAGGCCACCGCCAGCTCCTCCTCTAGACGCTGGTTGAACCTCATCGCCTCCTGCAGCTGTCCATCCCGCGAAGCACGAATCAGCTCCAGTTCCCGCAGCAGGTCCTTGGTGCGCCTCCGGCTGTCCCGTCCGGCACTCTTGGGATGTTTTACTCTGGGGTCATCTCCGGCAGGGATATTCTGTCTTTCAGTGGCGCCCTCTGTAGAACAGAGTCTGCAGGACGTTGCCAGGCGTTCCCTTCGCAGAGCCACTTCGAGGGCCATGCAGCGGGCATCACTGCTCTGGAGAGCCGAGCGCAGGTCCTCCACCAGCTCCCGCAGACTGGCGTTCTCCATCTCTACCTGCTCTTGCCATGGTTTCTGCTGCATCTCCAGCTCTGCAGTGatagaaaaaaagattaaattaaaCAGACTGTTTACGTTACTGTCTTTAATGTGTCCACCCTGTAATGTGCTTCAATTAAAAAGCATTTAGACTGAGAAACTTATTTTAGAAATGTATTACTTGATTACACACTCACTGAACACTTTACTAGGAACACCtgtacacctgctcattcattcagCAATGCAAAACATGAAGTCATGCAGATACAGGCCAGCAGCTTCAGGTAATGTTTACATCAATCTTTAGATTGAGGAAAAATGTGACCTCAATCATTTTGGGAGTGGCATGACTGTTGGTGCCACACAGCAagggctgtttcaaggcatttgggggccccaagcataAAAAAATGGGCATTTGCACACTTTGTTGTTGGATTcagttcataactgtttataacagCGTGGGGCCTTAGACTATTGCCTGGTATGCTTTGCCTTGTTGAAACGAGCCTGCACCAACACCAGCAGGTGAcaagtctctccaaaccatcacttattgtagaaacttcacactagacctcaagcagcttggactgtgtgtctctgcactcttcctccagactctgctcccttgatttacaaatgaaaagcaaaatttactgatgatcagtgatggtttggagagacatgtcatctgctggtgttgatccactgtgttttattatcaagtctaaagtcagtgctgttttgttttcccacaaaatcttacagcactttatgcctCCCTctcctgacaacttttatgaaggtgcgaaatttcattttccagcaagacttggcacaatgcccacagtGACAAAAGTAtaaattagtcttatataatattctacttttctgagatATTTTACGGACTGGCTTAAAACAGATAattctctgtgtaatacatctaacgttatataatatatgagtttcacattttgaactgaattgttgaaataaagtaactttatttatgtttttttgtttgttttttacagtatCGCCCAGCCCCTAAGGTAGTATGAACATTAACCGTGGTTTTAATCCACTTTACCTGTTTCTCTGCTGGACTCGTGTTTTGAGGCTCGTCGGCGGCTCTGTGCTCGGTCCTGACTCAGGTCGAAGCTcacccgcctcctcctccggacTCTGGGACACCGCCGGCGGATCTCCCGCTCCACGAGCTCCGTCTCCTCCGTCACGGGCAGGCGGAGGCCGGGCGGCCCGGCTCGGGCTGCGAAAACCCCGCAGAGGCGCGAGTGGAAGTCCCTGAAGGTGAGCGCCGCGGGCAGCCCCGCGCAGACCTCCTCCTCCCGCAGGCTCAGACACCCGCACAGCAGCCTAAAGTCCCCGCCGGACAGCAGCTCCCCATCCCCGCTACCGCCACCGCAGCACAGCGCTAGGTGGTGGAACACCTCCTGCAGGTACTGGTCCACACCCAGCGCCAGCACCACCACCTCGTTGCGCACGCCGGGGTCCGGGCTGAAGTGCTCGGCCAGGGCGCTACGGAGCCACTCGCTGGCCCGGGCTGGCCGGATAGGGGCGAGCATTAGCGGTGAACTAAATTAACTAACTACGAACTAAACTAAAGATTcagcaaataaaagaaaaaaaacagcccacACGCCATAAATATCCATCAACTTCATAAAGCTTCTAAATATAATCCAAAAATAACACTCTACAATCTATAACAGTAAATAATTACCACTTGCAAAGTCAAAACCTAATTATAGCCGAGTTTAAACTCTACATTTTCTACCTGGACTCTACCTATCAGTAAATGTGTAAAGCATAGACTAACACATGGCACTGGATCCAGCTCTCGTTTAGTTTACCTACTAATTCAAACTCCACCCTGATGAGAAACGCGTTGGCCAATCACTGGCGACGTCCGAATCCCGAACGAATCGGTTCCTTTAAACAGGTTCTTTTCAACGAATCAAACGAACCGATTCACACGTTCTGGATGGATTTTGTACGTTAGTACAAACTTAGTGTTGGCATTTTTGCAGTAATTCCATTTTAATATAATCATAGGCTGGTCCAAACTTATTTTGCCTACCCTACTTACCtaactaatatacagctctggaaaaaataagagaccacctaaaattatgagtttctttgattttattaaattcaaaaactctggaatataatcaagaggaagataaatgatcacaagccatcaaaccaagctgaactgcttgatgttttgcaccaggagtgacataaagttatccaaaagcagtgtatgaatgccaagatacatgaaaaatgttattaaaaacagggttattccaccaaatattgatttctgaactctttaaactttaagaatatgaacttgttttttttattgcattatttgaggtctgaaagctctgcatattttttgttattgctgccatttctcattttctgcaaataaatgctctaaattgcaatatttttatttgggacaaatatagtctgtagtttatagatcaaaataacaatgttaatgttactcaaacatatatataaataccaaaatcagagaaactggttcagaacctgaagtagtttcttttttttttttcagagctggataTATCTTTTATGTTACACAGGtagtatttttaaacattttttttatatttgtctatgtgtcacgaagtgacccaggcagggagacgaggaaagcggacacaagtgcaggtaaggactaaataaataataatttaataaataaataacaaataagcaaagaaacaaggaacgagtaacactaaacaaagaaacacaaataaccaataaccaaaacaaacgagcgataataataaacaaaccaaacagggcagggaaatataaacaagggaataaactaataaacacaaagcaggggtatatacaaggaactagggaacacggaaataaacaagaaactagaaacattaaacaagagataaacaaaggacaagggctaaagctaagaaaacgagggctaggctagaaaacacgagaatgacaaaacaacagaggaaggtgcaaagaccgacggaggacaaggtggcagaggagggctatttatagtaacataaaacacactagaattggaaacacctggggaaggggcggagctacaaatgagaaacacatggtggaaatctactgacaggagacacagagaggcacaggtcacgtggggaagacacacagagacatgcgacagggctaagacgtgacactaTGCTCTTCTTTTAAAATCTACATATTCTCATTAATTCATAATTGCTCTCTCTAGTTTCAAATAACATTTGAATACAGTTTGGGAGTAAATTTTGTGCTTTATACATTGTGCAGTAATAAATGGCTTTGTGGTTTTGTGCATTTCAAATAAAATTACATCTGTTGGTTGTGGAAGCATTAATATCATGAAATTGTTTAAGTTAGTCGTCTGTTCTGCCTTGGTTTATCCTGTTTTGCCATCAGgatctctgatatatatatatatatatatatatatatatatatatatttttttttttttttttgtgtgtgttattattgtacagcactttgtccgACACTAAATGTCTTTTATAtgtgctataaaaataaaaagtgacttGACTTAATAGGTTGAAACGATTAAAGTGTCGACTCGAACTTGATCGCAGTTCAGTTTAAATCAGAGCCTGCAGGTGTGTTCAGTATATAAGCAATCAAACAAAAACTGACCTGTTTGTATTTTAGCGCCAAGAGTGACAaaaagtcacccaaaagcagtaaGAAAGACTCGTGGAgagaatgccaagatgcatgatagcTGTGAATGAAATTGAATTTGaggcactgcatcttttttgtttctttgaccatttctcattttctgcaaataaatgctctaaataacaatacttttatttataatttggaataaatgttgtctatagtttatagaatagaaaacatgtttattttactcaaacgtatatttataaataataaaatcggagaaactgctcatttttaataattgttaaaattgtttaaattatCATGCAAAAACTATATAGTACAATATTTAAAGCCTCACTTCTTTCAGGTCACTGCACTCAAACAGCACCTCTATTGATTGAAGGTGATGTCCATGTACCAATATTCACCTAGTCAAGGTTTTCAACACAAGAAGAAACCAGTGGCTAGGCCTTAAGCCAGCTTCTTTCTGCATTATTATACCTTTCTTCTACAGATTAAACCAAACTATAGATGCCTGCCTCTTCTGGAAGGACCAGTTTAGTTGTGCcaatatttaaacatacattCAAAGACCACAGTTCCGCACCACTATTTACAGAAGGCTAGTATAAAGTCTTTTTACAATGCAAATACTTAATCTGCCTATCTAAATCAATAGAAAGAGAACATTCCAAAATGCATTTCATAGAAGATATCAGGGCAAGAATCCAGCTTTCCATTATTCAAAAGTCTGAGAAAACATTTGTAACCTCTTCATATACTATCTGGAAATATCTGTAAAtgtgtaaagaaaaaaacacagcacCGTATCAAAGCTTGGGTTTCACCAATCATTAGTTTCTACTTCAATTTGTCTCTACTAAGTACTTAGTTAATACTAGTTAGTTTCAAACTATCCTTTTACTAAATCTTTTTGCACCCAGCGTGTTGTGTTTTAACTAGTaaaaatcatgtaataatcatgtAATTATGCTGGGATTACATTAAAAGGTTTCATTTTAATAAGGAACAtaactgaaaagcataattgtaattgtgatagaaagtataaaaaaagtcaagtaaatctgcaatatgatgaaaaatcataaaattgaaaaatcagaaatctttcctgaacttcatttaatCAATATAAATCAACCAGTTCATTACGGTTGTcttgtttttatgtctatttttaaacatgcagaatttgggttgatttctgttactgatcggGAATTATTAAGTGTAGAATAGAgaaaaaacaggcagcttctccaagtgtcctgtaggagatttcaaagccctcaaactTTCATAGTGTAAGGGTTTTATATCACCTAtgcctgtagcctgtatacgggacaaggTATGTTATTAggttaagatcatccacagcatctcaatcagactttgtctaggccacttcaaaaccttaattttgttttttcagaGGTTGACTTCCTAGTGTGCTTTGAATCATCGTCcttctgcagaacccaagtatgcctgagcttaaagTCACAAACTGAGGGCCAGACATTCTCTATTTAGGAttttccaccaccatgtttgactatcagtatgatgttctttttttttttaattatgtgttagttttacactataggcaacgggacacacaccttccaaaaaaatcctgttttgtctcgtcagtctagAGAACATATTTTTTCGAAGTCCTAGacatcatcaaaatgttttttggcaaatgtgagatcaacctttgtgtttgtttttttttttccaatttctttttaattttctccccaatttacacagccaattactcaacccactcattaggactccccctatcactagtgattccccaacacaccaggagagtgaagactaacacatgcctcctcagaaACATGTAAAGCCAGGCACCGCTTCTTTGAAAGTGATTCCTGTCATCCTGCTCGAAGCTCCAAACTGGTTTTCACTGCTTTAGTTACAACTTACTCAAACTCAACTTCTCAGGGGTAGGTGTAAATATTTAGTTCCTACTTGCTTCTATGTACATATTTATTCATGTGGTGCAACCTGAACTACATTGAAAAAAACAGCTTAGCTGTTTAGTTTACATACTAATTCAAACTTCTCCctgatgaaaatgaaaaaaacaagatgttTGTTCTgaatctacggtggccgagaaagcccaacgcagtgcaaattgaaaagcgctgcaaaagcacaaaacacatccatcaaaattacaacacaggcgcagcaactagaaaaacgcgctgcaactagaaaaacacactgcaaatagaaccacgacacaacggaagtgagtcacaacacaacagaattttcccgggggaccttaaaagatactgtaccagctaagctgcgtcttcagtaacgtctcggacttcactatgtgtacaaaggacaataagtggcaaacaaggcgttttgtgaagcagaacttttaataaacataacttacttttcagaagcttgtttgccacttattgtcctttgtatacagctggtacagcatcttttaaggtcccccgggaaaattccgttgtgttgtgactcacttccgttgtgttgtggttctatttgcagcgcgtttttctagttgcaacgcgtttttctatttgctgcgcctgtgttgtaattttgatggatgtgttttgtgcttttgcagcgcttttcaatttgcactgcgctgggctttctcggccaccgtatgaaTCGGTTCTTTTAAATGAATCAGTCAAACTGAGTCACATGTTCATTAGTTCGTAATTTAGTATCCTTAGAGTGTATTTTACAGAGTAATTTTGCAGTAAACCCAATAAAACATTTGTATTACAAGCCAGTAAAGGGTATGGGGTGGTGACATTTTTGAAATAGATGTTTTCAAGTACAGTTTGAGTCATGGATGGTTTTGTCTTCTTTCATGACTGGAACTTGGTACTGATTCAGGTAGCTTCCTGTGAGTAACACACAATTAAACGACATGCGATACACAGACATCTTCTACTGGCCATTTTTCACAATCGAAGAAACTTCAGCTTAGCCTGAGGAGCAGCTCAAATCTTCATGGACAAAGCGACTTATCACACCCCTGTCAGTGCCCTGACAAATTCTCCCTTCCCAGGAAATTCCCCCCACTCTGTGTCTATTTGTTCACCTCTCCATGTGCCACTTACAGTCCATTTATGTCAGTTTGCCAAACCAcaaaacccatttttttttaggtgaGTCAGAAAAAGAGGTTCTTTCGTTGAAAGGGCCGCTCAACACACAAAGGTGAGCAAGCTCAGCTCAGGGGAAGGTTTCGTTTTTGGCTTTTGGAAGGTGAGTCACCTGCGCAGCGCCGGCAGCCATGCTTTTGTTGTTTTGTCTGAATCACGGGTGATATCAGGCTCC encodes the following:
- the si:ch211-112f3.4 gene encoding EF-hand and coiled-coil domain-containing protein 1 isoform X2 codes for the protein MLAPIRPARASEWLRSALAEHFSPDPGVRNEVVVLALGVDQYLQEVFHHLALCCGGGSGDGELLSGGDFRLLCGCLSLREEEVCAGLPAALTFRDFHSRLCGVFAARAGPPGLRLPVTEETELVEREIRRRCPRVRRRRRVSFDLSQDRAQSRRRASKHESSRETELEMQQKPWQEQVEMENASLRELVEDLRSALQSSDARCMALEVALRRERLATSCRLCSTEGATERQNIPAGDDPRVKHPKSAGRDSRRRTKDLLRELELIRASRDGQLQEAMRFNQRLEEELAVAYGEVSRLEETLGNMRRESAEIKKRAEEARTALAAGLKRVRDIQDLAQQVAPLQEKVQNLETELDRFRSQCTCRASCEQSPDAPVDSAPRILPTGRDETLIRGEGLQRAVEGRAASDEEEEERGAEDGQCCLLEVKRLINRLHNCSKGCQRTAVCHLLLSQNSTGCYGEPCGCSGSWEGKTRGRRHYALPDERELDTDLQLKPEEVDRWTVQTERVRLSLLEEKQTDTLSLLLKLREKKVSRRVLGRILLDTLDLCNRKGQDPTPVFQVVNTLCEQLVSNELLYGEEEVTLGSQPRVTPGHRNANNPLLISC
- the si:ch211-112f3.4 gene encoding EF-hand and coiled-coil domain-containing protein 1 isoform X1, with the translated sequence MLAPIRPARASEWLRSALAEHFSPDPGVRNEVVVLALGVDQYLQEVFHHLALCCGGGSGDGELLSGGDFRLLCGCLSLREEEVCAGLPAALTFRDFHSRLCGVFAARAGPPGLRLPVTEETELVEREIRRRCPRVRRRRRVSFDLSQDRAQSRRRASKHESSRETELEMQQKPWQEQVEMENASLRELVEDLRSALQSSDARCMALEVALRRERLATSCRLCSTEGATERQNIPAGDDPRVKHPKSAGRDSRRRTKDLLRELELIRASRDGQLQEAMRFNQRLEEELAVAYGEVSRLEETLGNMRRESAEIKKRAEEARTALAAGLKRVRDIQDLAQQVAPLQEKVQNLETELDRFRSQCTCRASCEQSPDAPVDSAPRILPTGRDETLIRGEEGLQRAVEGRAASDEEEEERGAEDGQCCLLEVKRLINRLHNCSKGCQRTAVCHLLLSQNSTGCYGEPCGCSGSWEGKTRGRRHYALPDERELDTDLQLKPEEVDRWTVQTERVRLSLLEEKQTDTLSLLLKLREKKVSRRVLGRILLDTLDLCNRKGQDPTPVFQVVNTLCEQLVSNELLYGEEEVTLGSQPRVTPGHRNANNPLLISC